The DNA segment TGGAATACGTGCGCTGGGCGCAGCAGCGCGGCCTGGCCATCGACGACTTCGCCCCCCGCCTGTCGTTCTTCTTCAACGCTCACAACGACTTCTTCGAGGAGATCGCCAAGTATCGGGCGGCTCGCAGGATCTGGGCGACCGAGATGCGCGACACCTTCGGGGCAGAAGACCCCCGGTCGTGGTTGATGCGCTTCCACACCCAGACCGCCGGGGTCAGCCTGACGGCGCAGCAGCCCGACAACAACATCGTGCGCGTGGCCGTGCAGGCTTTGGCCGCGGTGCTGGGGGGCACCCAATCATTGCACACGAACTCGATGGACGAAGCTCTGGCCTTGCCCTCCGAGCATGCCGTCACCATCGCCCTGCGCACGCAGCAAATCCTGGCGGAGGAATCCGGGATCGTCAACACCGTCGACCCGCTGGGAGGATCCTACTTCGTCGAAGCCCAGACCCGCTGGATGGAGGCCCAGGCCCGCGACACCTTCCGCCGCATCGATGAGTTCGGCGGGGTCCTGCCTGCCATCGAGGCCGGCTTCTTCCAGAAGGAGATATCCGACTCCGCCTACCGCTACCAGGGCGAAATCGACCGCCGGGAGCGGTTGATCGTCGGAGTCAACGCCTTCCAGGACGATGTGCCGCTGCGGATTCCGCTCCTGGCGATGGACCCCGCCGGCCAAGCCCGCCAGGTCGCCCGCCTGGCCGAGGTGCGCCGGACCCGGGATGCCGGCGCTGTCGGCCAAGCCCTCGACCGTCTGCGCCTAGCATGCCAGGGCACCGAGAACACGATGCCCTGCCTGCTGGATGCGGTCCGCGCCTACGCCACGCTTGGCGAGATCATCGGCGTAATGCGCGGCGTGTTCGGAACCTATCAGGAGCCGACCTGGGTGTAGCTCCGTCCCAGCCCCCAGCGCGGGCTCGGGCGAGGAGCCGCCTGCGATGCAACCTCCACATTCTCACCTCTCCGCCGGCGTCCTGGCTCTGATGCTGGCCGCCCTGGGCTGCAGTTGGCTGCCAGACACGGGCACTTCCAGCCTCGCGACTGCCGTGGCCGCAACCGTCGAGCACAGCCCGAAAGATGCCGCCGC comes from the Anaerolineales bacterium genome and includes:
- a CDS encoding methylmalonyl-CoA mutase family protein — its product is MFDSKKLEALRRRFGQWEQSTLRHATERLPEAKERYITTSSEPIGRLYTPLDLPDFDYERELGLPGEFPFTRAVHPTLYRGRPWTMRMFAGFGTAEETNARFRYLLDQGQTGLSIAFDLPTLMGYDSDAPEAVGEFGKCGVAVSSLRDMEILLSGIPLDKVSTSMTINSPAAVVWAMYVATAEKQGVQPQALRGTLQNDILKEYIAQKEYIFPPEPSMRLVVDTIEFGSRVLPQWNTISISGYHIREAGSTAAQELAFTLADGMEYVRWAQQRGLAIDDFAPRLSFFFNAHNDFFEEIAKYRAARRIWATEMRDTFGAEDPRSWLMRFHTQTAGVSLTAQQPDNNIVRVAVQALAAVLGGTQSLHTNSMDEALALPSEHAVTIALRTQQILAEESGIVNTVDPLGGSYFVEAQTRWMEAQARDTFRRIDEFGGVLPAIEAGFFQKEISDSAYRYQGEIDRRERLIVGVNAFQDDVPLRIPLLAMDPAGQARQVARLAEVRRTRDAGAVGQALDRLRLACQGTENTMPCLLDAVRAYATLGEIIGVMRGVFGTYQEPTWV